One genomic window of Gossypium hirsutum isolate 1008001.06 chromosome D11, Gossypium_hirsutum_v2.1, whole genome shotgun sequence includes the following:
- the LOC107912373 gene encoding serine/arginine-rich splicing factor SR34B isoform X1 — translation MSSRSSRTLYVGNLPGDVREREVEDLFYKYGPIAQIDLKIPPRPPGYAFVEFEEARDAEDAIRGRDGYDFGGHRLRVELAHGGRGRSSIDRHSSYSSGRGRGPSRRSEYRVLVTGLPSSASWQDLKDHMRRAGDVCFSQVFRDGSGTTGIVDYTNYDDMKYAIKKLDDSEFRNAFSRAYVRVKEYDSRRDSSRSPSRGRSLSRSRSRSRSRSRSRSRGRSYSRSKSRSKSPKAKPSRKSPEKSRSRSPRSRSASRSRSLSRYGYMQQTGDWILGSCGNMVQLHAIVWLQRSPSRSRSPLPSRQKGRSKSPKRRSVSRSPSGSRSRSRSRSKSVSGS, via the exons ATGAGTAGCCGTTCCAGCAGGACTCTTTACGTTGGAAATCTTCCCGGTGATGTTCGCGAGAGGGAAGTTGAAGATTTGTTTTATAAG TATGGTCCTATAGCTCAAATTGACTTGAAGATTCCACCAAGGCCTCCAGGTTATGCATTTGTTGAG TTTGAAGAAGCTCGAGATGCTGAAGATGCCATTCGTGGTCGTGATGGATATGACTTTGGAGGGCATCGTTTACGG GTTGAACTTGCTCATGGTGGTCGTGGGCGCTCATCCATAGATCGTCACAGCAGTTATAGTAGTGGGCGTGGACGTGGACCATCCAGGCGTTCTGAATATCGCG TGCTAGTTACTGGATTGCCATCTTCTGCTTCATGGCAGGACCTCAAG GATCACATGCGTCGAGCAGGAGATGTTTGTTTTTCCCAAGTTTTCCGTGATGGTAGTG GGACTACAGGGATTGTGGACTACACCAACTATGATGATATGAAGTATGCT ATTAAGAAACTGGATGACTCTGAGTTTCGTAATGCATTTTCTCGGGCATATGTTCGG GTTAAGGAATATGATTCTAGGCGGGATTCCTCTCGAAGCCCTAGTCGTGGCCGATCTCTCTCAAGAAGCAGAAGCCGAAGCCGAAGTAGAAGCCGAAGCAGAAGCCGTGGTCGGAGCTATAGCCGAAGCAAGAGCCGCAG CAAGTCTCCAAAGGCAAAGCCTTCGCGCAAGTCACCTGAAAAGTCTAGATCAAGGTCTCCTCGTTCCCGCTCTGCATCAAGGTCTCGCTCTTTGTCAAG ATATGGATATATGCAGCAAACTGGGGATTGGATATTGGGATCTTGTGGGAATATGGTTCAATTGCATGCAATCGTTTGGTTGCAGAG ATCTCCTTCAAGGTCCAGGTCTCCTTTGCCTTCT CGTCAAAAAGGAAGGAGCAAGAGTCCCAAAAGACGCAGTGTTAGCAGGAGTCCAAGTGGGAGCAGGAGCAGGAGCAGGAGCAGGAGCAAGAGTGTATCCGGGTCTTGA
- the LOC107912373 gene encoding serine/arginine-rich-splicing factor SR34 isoform X3 encodes MSSRSSRTLYVGNLPGDVREREVEDLFYKYGPIAQIDLKIPPRPPGYAFVEFEEARDAEDAIRGRDGYDFGGHRLRVELAHGGRGRSSIDRHSSYSSGRGRGPSRRSEYRVLVTGLPSSASWQDLKDHMRRAGDVCFSQVFRDGSGTTGIVDYTNYDDMKYAIKKLDDSEFRNAFSRAYVRVKEYDSRRDSSRSPSRGRSLSRSRSRSRSRSRSRSRGRSYSRSKSRSKSPKAKPSRKSPEKSRSRSPRSRSASRSRSLSRSPSRSRSPLPSRQKGRSKSPKRRSVSRSPSGSRSRSRSRSKSVSGS; translated from the exons ATGAGTAGCCGTTCCAGCAGGACTCTTTACGTTGGAAATCTTCCCGGTGATGTTCGCGAGAGGGAAGTTGAAGATTTGTTTTATAAG TATGGTCCTATAGCTCAAATTGACTTGAAGATTCCACCAAGGCCTCCAGGTTATGCATTTGTTGAG TTTGAAGAAGCTCGAGATGCTGAAGATGCCATTCGTGGTCGTGATGGATATGACTTTGGAGGGCATCGTTTACGG GTTGAACTTGCTCATGGTGGTCGTGGGCGCTCATCCATAGATCGTCACAGCAGTTATAGTAGTGGGCGTGGACGTGGACCATCCAGGCGTTCTGAATATCGCG TGCTAGTTACTGGATTGCCATCTTCTGCTTCATGGCAGGACCTCAAG GATCACATGCGTCGAGCAGGAGATGTTTGTTTTTCCCAAGTTTTCCGTGATGGTAGTG GGACTACAGGGATTGTGGACTACACCAACTATGATGATATGAAGTATGCT ATTAAGAAACTGGATGACTCTGAGTTTCGTAATGCATTTTCTCGGGCATATGTTCGG GTTAAGGAATATGATTCTAGGCGGGATTCCTCTCGAAGCCCTAGTCGTGGCCGATCTCTCTCAAGAAGCAGAAGCCGAAGCCGAAGTAGAAGCCGAAGCAGAAGCCGTGGTCGGAGCTATAGCCGAAGCAAGAGCCGCAG CAAGTCTCCAAAGGCAAAGCCTTCGCGCAAGTCACCTGAAAAGTCTAGATCAAGGTCTCCTCGTTCCCGCTCTGCATCAAGGTCTCGCTCTTTGTCAAG ATCTCCTTCAAGGTCCAGGTCTCCTTTGCCTTCT CGTCAAAAAGGAAGGAGCAAGAGTCCCAAAAGACGCAGTGTTAGCAGGAGTCCAAGTGGGAGCAGGAGCAGGAGCAGGAGCAGGAGCAAGAGTGTATCCGGGTCTTGA
- the LOC107912373 gene encoding serine/arginine-rich splicing factor SR34B isoform X2, translating to MSSRSSRTLYVGNLPGDVREREVEDLFYKYGPIAQIDLKIPPRPPGYAFVEFEEARDAEDAIRGRDGYDFGGHRLRVELAHGGRGRSSIDRHSSYSSGRGRGPSRRSEYRVLVTGLPSSASWQDLKDHMRRAGDVCFSQVFRDGSGTTGIVDYTNYDDMKYAIKKLDDSEFRNAFSRAYVRVKEYDSRRDSSRSPSRGRSLSRSRSRSRSRSRSRSRGRSYSRSKSRSKSPKAKPSRKSPEKSRSRSPRSRSASRSRSLSRYGYMQQTGDWILGSCGNMVQLHAIVWLQRLGTKETMDCNNRAGILYKELQ from the exons ATGAGTAGCCGTTCCAGCAGGACTCTTTACGTTGGAAATCTTCCCGGTGATGTTCGCGAGAGGGAAGTTGAAGATTTGTTTTATAAG TATGGTCCTATAGCTCAAATTGACTTGAAGATTCCACCAAGGCCTCCAGGTTATGCATTTGTTGAG TTTGAAGAAGCTCGAGATGCTGAAGATGCCATTCGTGGTCGTGATGGATATGACTTTGGAGGGCATCGTTTACGG GTTGAACTTGCTCATGGTGGTCGTGGGCGCTCATCCATAGATCGTCACAGCAGTTATAGTAGTGGGCGTGGACGTGGACCATCCAGGCGTTCTGAATATCGCG TGCTAGTTACTGGATTGCCATCTTCTGCTTCATGGCAGGACCTCAAG GATCACATGCGTCGAGCAGGAGATGTTTGTTTTTCCCAAGTTTTCCGTGATGGTAGTG GGACTACAGGGATTGTGGACTACACCAACTATGATGATATGAAGTATGCT ATTAAGAAACTGGATGACTCTGAGTTTCGTAATGCATTTTCTCGGGCATATGTTCGG GTTAAGGAATATGATTCTAGGCGGGATTCCTCTCGAAGCCCTAGTCGTGGCCGATCTCTCTCAAGAAGCAGAAGCCGAAGCCGAAGTAGAAGCCGAAGCAGAAGCCGTGGTCGGAGCTATAGCCGAAGCAAGAGCCGCAG CAAGTCTCCAAAGGCAAAGCCTTCGCGCAAGTCACCTGAAAAGTCTAGATCAAGGTCTCCTCGTTCCCGCTCTGCATCAAGGTCTCGCTCTTTGTCAAG ATATGGATATATGCAGCAAACTGGGGATTGGATATTGGGATCTTGTGGGAATATGGTTCAATTGCATGCAATCGTTTGGTTGCAGAG ATTGGGAACAAAGGAGACAATGGACTGCAATAATAGAGCTGGAATTCTTTACAAGGAATTGCAATAG